Proteins encoded by one window of Streptomyces sp. NBC_01571:
- a CDS encoding HAD-IA family hydrolase → MTSSQPTTPSGAGLEALILDYNGVIGRQPGPPQWARLAELAGWHPQETHAFQQAFWQRREPYDQGTATTHTFWSGLLRNGCTAPAGSTLLAALASADLDMWTATDPAVLDLLHTAHATGLRLVLLSNAPKPLANALDDAEWCATLFSRTVYSARIGVNKPHKRAYEAALEAAGMPHPAKTLFVDDRLDNVEAAEQLGLQGLHYTGDPAALTRRLPRPPAVTRPGVLATSA, encoded by the coding sequence TTGACCTCTTCCCAGCCCACCACCCCCAGCGGCGCTGGCCTCGAGGCCCTGATCCTCGACTACAACGGGGTCATCGGCCGCCAGCCCGGCCCGCCCCAGTGGGCCCGGCTCGCCGAACTCGCGGGCTGGCACCCCCAGGAGACCCACGCCTTCCAACAGGCCTTCTGGCAGCGGCGGGAGCCCTACGACCAGGGCACCGCCACCACCCACACGTTCTGGAGCGGACTGCTGCGCAACGGATGCACCGCGCCTGCGGGCAGCACCCTCCTGGCCGCCCTCGCAAGCGCCGACCTCGACATGTGGACCGCCACGGACCCCGCCGTGCTGGACCTCCTGCACACAGCCCACGCCACCGGGCTGCGCCTCGTACTCCTGTCCAACGCGCCCAAACCGCTGGCAAACGCCCTCGACGACGCCGAATGGTGCGCCACCTTGTTCAGCCGGACCGTCTACTCCGCCCGCATCGGAGTGAACAAGCCCCACAAACGGGCCTACGAGGCCGCGCTCGAGGCCGCCGGAATGCCCCACCCCGCAAAGACCCTGTTCGTCGACGACCGGCTGGACAACGTCGAAGCCGCCGAGCAGCTCGGCCTGCAGGGCCTGCACTACACCGGCGACCCGGCCGCACTCACCCGCCGGCTTCCCCGGCCGCCCGCCGTCACACGCCCGGGCGTCCTCGCTACGAGCGCATGA